The genomic segment CTTTTCACCTTTTCAGCAATTCCATACCCCACATATCTATCATCCGAGTAGCAATTTCCTCCCCCCATAATACTATTTATACCCAATTGATTTATATTTTCCAAACATATTAAGGTGATCCCATCGTCAAGACTAAAATAAGGTATTTTTAAGGTGTAAAAATTGAAATAAAAGCCGTTTGGTGCGTGGAACTGCACTTGGCGGGGCTGCCGGGATAACAGCGATTCTGGTTCACAGTGTGGGGGATTTTAATCTGCATATTCCGGCCAATGCACTGCTTTTTACAATTCTTGCAGCTATGGTTGCAGGGCCTTTGCCCAAAACGATTGACAATACTGAAACTGCTATTCAAAATGATCAAAATTTTGACAAATTAATTTATGTGCAATAAATAAAAGGAGAATCTCATGAAAGTCGTTATTCTTGCTGGCGGTTTTGGAACCCGTTTAAGTGAAGAAACTGAAGTCAAACCCAAACCAATGGTGGAAATCGGAGGAAAACCCATTCTCTGGCATATTATGAATATTTATTCTCATTATGGCTTTAATGACTTTATTATCTGTCTTGGGTACAAAGGTTATGTGATTAAAGAGTATTTTGCAAATTATTTCCTCCATCACTGCGATGTAACATTTGATTTCACAGACAGCAGTAACAGGATCATTCATAACCGCAGAGCCGAAGCCTGGAAAGTAACCCTTGTGGATACCGGCTTGAATACAATGACCGGCGGCAGAGTCAAACGGGTAAAAGAATATATAGGAAATGAGACATTTATGCTGACATATGGTGATGGAGTTGGAGATATTCCTGTTGATAATCTGTTAGAGTTTCATAAAAAACATGGTAAACTTGCAACTGTAACTGCGGTTCAGCCTTCAGGCCGGTTTGGTGCGCTAAATCTGGATGATGACAGCAATGTTTCAAGTTTTCAGGAAAAACCCAGGGGAGACGGTTCCTGGATTAATGGCGGCTTTTTTGTTCTTGAACCTGATGTTTTTAAATATATCAATGGTGATGAGACAATATGGGAAAAAGAGCCTCTTGAAAATCTGGCAGGATCGGGCAATTTAAAAGCCTTTAAACATGAAGGGTTCTGGAAACCAATGGATACGCTAAGGGATAAAAATCAACTGGACTCTTTATGGAATGAGGGAAAAGCCCCCTGGAAAATCTGGAAAAACGGTTATGATAATGTTTAATTCTATTTATAAAAACAGGCGTGTTCTGATAACGGGTCATACAGGTTTCAAAGGCTCATGGCTGGCTCTCTGGCTTACAGAACTGGGGGCAGAAGTTATTGGATATTCAACCAGTCCTCCTACTTTCCCGAATCATTTTGATTTGCTGGGACTTCCTGTAAAGTCAATAACAGCTGATATCCGGGATTATAATAAACTGCTTGATACGTTTATCAAATATCAGCCTGAGGTTGTATTCCATCTGGCAGCCCAGCCCCTGGTCAGGTTTTCTTATAAGGAACCCAGGGAAACCTTTGAAACAAATATCATGGGAACGGTTAATGTCCTGGATGCCTGCAAATCTGTGCTTTCGGTTCGGGCTGTTGTCAATATTACAAGCGACAAATGCTATGAAAACAGGGAATGGGTATGGGGATACAGGGAAAATGATCCAATGGGCGGTTATGATCCTTACAGTGCATCTAAAGGATGCTCTGAGCTTGTAACATCAGCCTGGCGAAATTCTTTTTTTCATCCTGATGAATATGGTAAATCTCACAATATTCTTGCTGCAAGTGCCAGGGCAGGCAATGTTATCGGCGGGGGAGACTGGGCAGATGACAGGCTTATCCCTGATATTATGAAAGCTGCAAGCAGGGGTGAAAAGGTTGTTATTCGTAATCCTTCTGCAACAAGACCCTGGCAGCATGTCCTGGAACCTTTAAGCGGCTATCTCTGCCTGGGCCAGAAACTTCTTGAAGGAAAACCGGATTTTGCACAGGCATGGAATTTT from the Desulfonema limicola genome contains:
- the rfbF gene encoding glucose-1-phosphate cytidylyltransferase, yielding MKVVILAGGFGTRLSEETEVKPKPMVEIGGKPILWHIMNIYSHYGFNDFIICLGYKGYVIKEYFANYFLHHCDVTFDFTDSSNRIIHNRRAEAWKVTLVDTGLNTMTGGRVKRVKEYIGNETFMLTYGDGVGDIPVDNLLEFHKKHGKLATVTAVQPSGRFGALNLDDDSNVSSFQEKPRGDGSWINGGFFVLEPDVFKYINGDETIWEKEPLENLAGSGNLKAFKHEGFWKPMDTLRDKNQLDSLWNEGKAPWKIWKNGYDNV
- the rfbG gene encoding CDP-glucose 4,6-dehydratase, translating into MIMFNSIYKNRRVLITGHTGFKGSWLALWLTELGAEVIGYSTSPPTFPNHFDLLGLPVKSITADIRDYNKLLDTFIKYQPEVVFHLAAQPLVRFSYKEPRETFETNIMGTVNVLDACKSVLSVRAVVNITSDKCYENREWVWGYRENDPMGGYDPYSASKGCSELVTSAWRNSFFHPDEYGKSHNILAASARAGNVIGGGDWADDRLIPDIMKAASRGEKVVIRNPSATRPWQHVLEPLSGYLCLGQKLLEGKPDFAQAWNFGPSTEEVLSVRQVLEYIKQYWDAVTFEIQQDLANPHEASLLKLDCSKSDMVLKWRSIWGKEDTIARTVNWYRQFYEKQNMLSVEDLIKYTEDARAKQIEWAL